Proteins from a single region of Desulfobacter postgatei 2ac9:
- the hisC gene encoding histidinol-phosphate transaminase translates to MSFSISESVKAIKPYEAGKPLSEVEREYGISNAVKLASNENPFGYSPKVAQAVLSKLSAMNRYPEPVPFILCQKLAEKYHVQMENLVIGNGSDDIIALLAHGFLDPGQEAVMPLPSFLMYEISVKTAKGVPIMVPLKDFSTNLDGLVKAVTPKTKLVFVTNPFNPTGAVITKDEFLRFADQLPDSVLIVVDEAYIEFVRDDSVYNALDVPLTDPRIVTLRTFSKAYGLAGFRIGYGVMDKAVAEILNRIRQPFNVNALAQVAAQAALEDTDFLSKTISGTHQGIDFLTQKFTEAGFEVLPTQANFLMMDVKTNSREICEKLLRKGVVVRSLASYGYDTFIRINAGTDQENKICVDALISVAGK, encoded by the coding sequence ATGTCGTTTTCAATCAGTGAGTCCGTAAAGGCCATAAAACCCTATGAGGCCGGCAAACCATTAAGTGAGGTAGAACGCGAGTATGGTATTTCCAACGCGGTAAAGCTTGCCTCCAATGAAAACCCTTTCGGGTATTCGCCCAAAGTGGCCCAGGCTGTCTTGTCAAAATTGTCCGCGATGAACCGGTATCCTGAGCCGGTCCCTTTTATACTATGCCAGAAACTTGCTGAAAAATACCATGTTCAGATGGAAAATCTGGTCATTGGAAACGGTTCCGACGATATCATTGCGCTGCTTGCCCATGGATTTTTGGACCCCGGGCAGGAAGCGGTGATGCCGCTGCCTTCCTTTCTGATGTATGAAATCAGTGTGAAAACCGCAAAGGGTGTTCCGATTATGGTCCCCCTCAAGGATTTTTCCACCAATCTTGACGGGCTTGTCAAGGCGGTCACCCCAAAAACGAAACTGGTGTTTGTGACCAACCCCTTTAATCCTACCGGGGCTGTGATTACCAAAGATGAATTTTTACGGTTTGCCGATCAATTGCCGGACAGTGTGCTGATAGTCGTGGATGAAGCGTATATCGAATTTGTACGCGACGATTCGGTCTATAATGCTTTGGATGTGCCGTTGACGGATCCAAGAATCGTCACCCTAAGAACCTTTTCCAAAGCATACGGCCTTGCCGGTTTCCGCATTGGTTACGGGGTTATGGATAAAGCTGTCGCTGAAATTTTAAACCGGATACGTCAACCCTTTAATGTAAACGCCCTTGCTCAGGTTGCGGCCCAAGCCGCGCTGGAAGATACCGATTTTCTGTCCAAAACCATCTCCGGCACCCACCAGGGCATTGATTTTTTAACGCAAAAATTCACGGAAGCCGGTTTTGAGGTGCTGCCCACCCAGGCCAATTTCCTTATGATGGATGTAAAGACCAATTCACGGGAGATCTGTGAGAAGCTGCTTCGAAAAGGGGTGGTGGTGCGTTCTCTGGCATCCTATGGATATGACACCTTTATTCGCATCAATGCCGGCACGGACCAGGAAAATAAGATATGCGTGGATGCCCTGATCAGTGTTGCAGGCAAATAA
- the cmk gene encoding (d)CMP kinase — MGRRIVTIDGPAGAGKTTVSKALARELGWVYVDTGALYRAVAFEIKRQQINWEDSAQLERFLACLDLDFVMDGPDPVLTSSGRDISAYIRTNEISMLASATSAIPQVRRALLGIQKSIAAERDAVFEGRDMGTAVFPNASYKFFLTADVNVRARRRFEESNASGISFGKILEDMIKRDADDTQRPVSPLKQAPDALLIDATALNVSQVVEKMKSIIKKV; from the coding sequence ATGGGCAGGCGTATTGTTACCATTGACGGGCCGGCCGGTGCCGGTAAAACAACGGTTTCAAAAGCGCTTGCAAGGGAGCTTGGCTGGGTTTATGTGGACACCGGTGCTTTGTATAGAGCTGTTGCGTTTGAAATCAAGCGCCAACAGATCAACTGGGAAGACAGTGCCCAGCTTGAACGGTTTCTTGCCTGCCTTGATCTTGATTTTGTCATGGACGGACCGGATCCTGTTCTGACATCATCAGGCCGCGATATCAGCGCATATATCCGCACCAATGAAATCAGTATGCTGGCCTCGGCCACGTCGGCGATCCCCCAGGTGCGAAGGGCATTGCTGGGGATTCAGAAATCCATTGCCGCGGAAAGGGATGCCGTGTTTGAAGGCCGGGACATGGGTACGGCTGTTTTTCCCAACGCGTCCTATAAGTTTTTCCTGACCGCTGATGTTAACGTACGTGCCCGGAGACGATTTGAGGAATCAAACGCCTCCGGAATTTCATTTGGAAAAATTCTCGAAGATATGATCAAGCGGGACGCAGATGATACCCAACGTCCCGTATCCCCATTAAAACAGGCTCCGGATGCTCTCCTCATAGATGCAACTGCATTAAATGTTTCCCAGGTCGTTGAAAAAATGAAAAGCATCATCAAGAAGGTTTAA
- a CDS encoding 30S ribosomal protein S1, which yields MNNNIAEENQNMNQELETQNEVNESEIELTGEETMEELLDIYDSSLSKFEEGQVVTGTVISVGRETVLVDVGYKSEGQISIHEFISEDGNVSVNVGDEFEVMIEVWDEEEETVLLSRDKAKKVKVWDAIKDIYDEDGTIEGVITSRVKGGFSVDIGLLAFLPGSQADLRPIRNMDEMVGQTYTFKILKYNKKRNNIVLSRRVLLENEREKMRSATLSAIENDKVMEGIVKNITEYGVFVDLGGVDGLLHITDISWGRVKHPSELFSVGDHIKVKILSFDFEKERVSLGMKQLTPDPWTTAADKYPIGSKIKGRVVSLTDYGAFIELEEGVEGLIHVSEMSWTRKIRHPSQMVAVGEQVEAVVLDLKPENRRISLGIKQTVENPWEVISQKYPVGTIIEGKIKNITEFGLFIGIDDDIDGLVHISDISWTKRIKHPSEIYKKNDTIQAVVLDIDKANERFSLGIKQTQVDPWETVAERYDVGKEISGVITNLTDFGVFVELEEGIEGLVHVSEISKENIKSPKDHYQIGETITAKVMNINSDERRIGLSIKRLNEDDDDNRYLEEIAKSSKPAASAFGEMLRSNIQEKLEAEKKENE from the coding sequence ATGAACAACAACATTGCTGAAGAAAACCAAAACATGAATCAAGAATTAGAGACCCAAAATGAGGTAAACGAGTCCGAAATCGAACTCACCGGAGAAGAGACCATGGAAGAACTGCTGGATATCTATGATTCCAGCCTCAGTAAATTTGAAGAGGGACAGGTTGTCACAGGAACAGTGATCTCCGTCGGCAGGGAAACAGTCCTTGTGGATGTGGGATACAAATCCGAGGGGCAGATTTCAATTCATGAATTCATTAGTGAGGACGGCAATGTCAGCGTCAACGTCGGCGACGAGTTTGAGGTAATGATTGAAGTATGGGATGAAGAAGAGGAGACTGTTCTTCTGTCCCGTGACAAAGCCAAAAAGGTTAAAGTGTGGGACGCCATCAAGGATATCTACGACGAAGACGGTACCATTGAGGGTGTCATCACCAGTCGGGTTAAAGGTGGTTTCTCCGTTGATATCGGACTGCTGGCCTTTTTGCCGGGCTCCCAGGCAGACCTTCGGCCCATCCGCAACATGGATGAAATGGTCGGCCAGACGTATACCTTTAAAATTCTCAAGTACAACAAGAAAAGGAACAATATTGTTCTGTCTCGCCGGGTACTGCTTGAAAACGAAAGAGAAAAAATGCGCAGTGCCACCCTGTCTGCCATTGAAAATGACAAAGTCATGGAAGGTATTGTCAAAAATATTACCGAATACGGTGTCTTTGTTGATCTCGGAGGCGTTGACGGACTTCTCCATATTACCGATATTTCGTGGGGACGGGTTAAACATCCCTCTGAACTCTTCTCCGTTGGCGATCATATCAAGGTGAAAATTCTCTCCTTTGATTTTGAGAAGGAACGGGTCTCCCTGGGCATGAAACAGTTGACACCTGATCCCTGGACAACTGCTGCCGATAAATATCCCATTGGTTCCAAGATCAAAGGCCGGGTTGTCAGCCTGACCGATTACGGGGCGTTCATTGAGCTTGAAGAGGGTGTCGAAGGTCTTATCCATGTTTCTGAAATGTCCTGGACCCGCAAAATCCGTCACCCATCCCAGATGGTTGCCGTGGGCGAACAGGTTGAGGCCGTTGTTCTGGATCTTAAACCTGAAAATCGTAGAATCTCTCTGGGCATTAAACAGACCGTCGAGAATCCCTGGGAAGTCATTTCCCAGAAATATCCAGTGGGCACGATCATTGAAGGAAAAATAAAGAACATTACCGAATTTGGTCTTTTTATCGGTATTGATGACGACATTGACGGCCTGGTTCACATCTCTGATATATCCTGGACCAAACGGATCAAGCATCCTTCCGAAATTTATAAGAAAAATGATACCATCCAGGCAGTTGTACTTGATATTGACAAGGCCAATGAAAGATTCTCTTTGGGCATTAAGCAGACCCAGGTAGATCCATGGGAAACCGTTGCCGAACGTTATGACGTGGGCAAGGAAATTTCCGGCGTCATCACCAACCTCACCGATTTCGGTGTGTTTGTAGAGCTTGAAGAAGGCATTGAAGGGCTGGTTCATGTATCTGAAATCAGCAAGGAAAATATCAAGAGCCCCAAAGATCATTATCAGATTGGCGAAACCATTACGGCCAAGGTAATGAATATCAATTCCGATGAAAGACGGATCGGCCTGTCCATCAAACGCCTGAACGAAGATGATGATGACAACAGATATCTTGAAGAAATTGCAAAAAGTTCCAAACCTGCCGCATCCGCATTTGGAGAGATGCTGAGAAGCAACATTCAGGAAAAACTGGAAGCGGAGAAAAAAGAAAACGAGTAA
- the sppA gene encoding signal peptide peptidase SppA, with protein MFARRHPFLFFLCVICGCFTLGLLALSGVAVLGAIAVNSEISGAMASSRGNIGVVEVTGPIISSKKIIKDIQGFKDDDTIKAIILRVDSPGGGIGPSQEIYRELLKTRDAKTVIASMGSVAASGGYYIACATQGIVANSGTITGSIGVIMEYANLEQIAKKIGISPVVIKSGEYKDMGSPTRELKESEKQLFQNLVDELHAQFVSDAAAARNMETDAMAKLADGRVYTGQTAMKLKLVDRIGNMDDAVQWAGQMAGIEGELTPVYPKEDKITLFRRLAETLFQDVNWGSKLSKSCRYVFN; from the coding sequence ATGTTTGCCAGACGCCATCCTTTTTTGTTTTTTCTTTGTGTTATCTGTGGCTGCTTTACCTTAGGGTTGCTTGCTCTCTCCGGTGTTGCCGTTCTGGGTGCTATTGCCGTGAACAGTGAGATCAGCGGTGCCATGGCCTCATCCCGGGGTAATATCGGCGTGGTTGAGGTGACGGGGCCTATTATATCTTCAAAAAAAATTATTAAAGATATTCAAGGTTTCAAGGATGATGACACCATTAAGGCGATTATTTTAAGGGTTGACAGTCCCGGCGGTGGAATCGGGCCTTCCCAGGAAATTTACCGGGAACTTTTGAAGACCCGTGATGCAAAAACCGTGATTGCCTCCATGGGTTCTGTTGCCGCCTCAGGAGGGTATTATATTGCATGCGCAACCCAGGGTATTGTTGCAAATTCCGGCACCATCACGGGTTCCATCGGCGTAATCATGGAGTATGCCAATCTTGAACAGATTGCTAAAAAAATCGGGATCTCTCCTGTGGTAATAAAAAGCGGTGAATATAAGGACATGGGATCCCCCACGAGAGAGCTTAAAGAGAGTGAAAAACAGCTGTTTCAAAATCTTGTGGATGAACTGCATGCTCAGTTCGTATCCGATGCGGCTGCAGCCAGGAATATGGAAACCGATGCCATGGCCAAACTGGCTGACGGCAGGGTTTATACCGGACAGACCGCCATGAAACTTAAGCTTGTTGATCGTATCGGCAACATGGATGATGCTGTGCAGTGGGCCGGACAGATGGCCGGCATTGAAGGGGAACTGACCCCTGTTTATCCCAAAGAGGATAAAATAACGCTGTTCAGAAGACTGGCCGAAACCCTGTTTCAGGATGTTAATTGGGGCAGCAAGCTGTCCAAATCCTGCAGGTATGTTTTCAACTAA
- a CDS encoding L-threonylcarbamoyladenylate synthase, giving the protein MLYNVNPHTPQARIISMAVESLKKGGIIAYPTDTFYGIGCDIMNKKAIEKIYQIKQRDKTKPFSFICPDLKNIAEYAKVSNIAYRHMKRLLPGPYTFILTGSKMVPKIMLTKRKTAGIRVPANQIAINLALELGNPIISTSATDPDGQVFENASLLHDYFDARIDMVLDGGPVPNIPSSVISLVEDEPEVIRHGAGEVDIFE; this is encoded by the coding sequence ATGTTATATAATGTTAATCCCCATACGCCCCAGGCACGAATTATATCCATGGCTGTAGAAAGTCTCAAGAAAGGCGGTATTATCGCCTATCCCACAGACACCTTTTACGGTATCGGCTGTGATATCATGAACAAAAAGGCAATTGAAAAAATATACCAGATCAAACAACGGGATAAAACTAAGCCTTTCAGCTTCATCTGCCCGGATCTGAAAAATATTGCCGAGTATGCCAAGGTCTCCAATATAGCCTATCGCCACATGAAACGTTTGCTGCCGGGTCCTTATACCTTTATTCTGACCGGATCAAAGATGGTGCCCAAAATTATGCTGACAAAAAGAAAAACCGCAGGCATCAGAGTGCCGGCCAATCAAATCGCCATCAACCTTGCCCTGGAACTGGGAAACCCCATTATTTCAACCTCGGCCACAGACCCTGACGGCCAAGTGTTTGAAAATGCATCTCTGCTCCATGATTATTTCGACGCAAGGATAGACATGGTTCTGGATGGCGGTCCTGTGCCGAACATCCCCTCTTCCGTAATCTCCTTGGTTGAGGACGAACCAGAGGTAATCAGGCACGGTGCAGGCGAGGTTGATATTTTTGAGTAG